CCATATACTGATGCACAACCCTCCACATGTGACCGCATTCTCCTCCGAGTATCCACTTTACTCCCAGTCTCTTGGCCTCGGCATATATCTTGTAATTCAGCCTTTTTGCCATCTCCATGGAGGTAAAGAAGCCGAAGTTTCCACCCTCGGATGCGTAGGTGCTCCAGGTATAGTCAAGACCAAGCTCATGGAAGAGCATTAGATAGCCCATGCAGGTATATGTACCGGGGTCACCAAAGAGGTCTCCGGAAGGTGTGACAAAAAGGATCTCTGCCCCCTTGCGGTTAAAGGTCGGCTCAATCTTGATACCTGTTATCTCCTCTATGTCATCGAGCATAAACTCGATGTTGCTTGTTATGGTATGGGGCTCAAGACCAAGGTGGTTACCCTTCCTGTAACAGTTTGCCACTGGTCCGGCAATCCAGTCCGTATTGCACCCCAGCAGGTTAAAGAGCTCCCTCGCCATCATGGTAATCTCGGCAGTGTCAATGCCATAAGGACAGAAGACCGAGCACCTCCGGCATTCAGTACACTGGTAGAAATAGTACCACCACTCCTTGAATACATCAAAGGTCAGCT
This sequence is a window from Nitrospirota bacterium. Protein-coding genes within it:
- a CDS encoding (Fe-S)-binding protein → MAKPTKPTKPPKPEELVKIDYNPPEKPWMEVPVEFKPGTFCYGTRPKYLEEVGFPNPREWSPLNEDWKLPADWKDTVLNGIGERLKKNRAFHLFMDICVRCGACADKCHFFIGSGDPKNMPVLRAELMRSVYRKYFSTGGKLFGSLAGARELTFDVFKEWWYYFYQCTECRRCSVFCPYGIDTAEITMMARELFNLLGCNTDWIAGPVANCYRKGNHLGLEPHTITSNIEFMLDDIEEITGIKIEPTFNRKGAEILFVTPSGDLFGDPGTYTCMGYLMLFHELGLDYTWSTYASEGGNFGFFTSMEMAKRLNYKIYAEAKRLGVKWILGGECGHMWRVVHQYM